One window from the genome of Senegalia massiliensis encodes:
- a CDS encoding sensor histidine kinase: MSSTTRSIFKYTNEKYNKSIKEYKDILNKISPYIELLLINQKKYDISINFFDKNCYLLKQWGSTECLNELSYTNLVEGVCWENKFMGINATGEVFLNREYSIIDNDKYIEISVPINDRKDKLLSILTIILINEEEKFKYYESLLHIKSTLEKQLRSKNKIEYSEFLKQKVQKREKLFMAVMENFNMAVMIVGYPSLRIQYINNPSIKLIDGVTGVDIEKDDLYGISLYDIEKSQRCDIINHTIDSIRDKNFETLSKSKLQFQNGTKKIMKFSRIPIYDEDENIKSVVITGMDITEESEFLNTKNKFFSLISHELRSPANIIISASQLLLTDKYKKLLSKNVTSHIEMMKINSYRLLRLINNFLDIEKFQAGFLELDMKNYDIVHCTEELTNSIIDLTDSKGIEVIFDTEFEEKIVALDIDKYERIILNLLSNATKFTPEGGQILVNLYEGQEHLVVSVKDTGIGIKKENIPKIFNKFNSIKYNLPRVDSGTGLGLNLVKNLMEKMNGIIKVDSNLGKGTEFKLFFPNIKLEDEELGYVKRTQKEIEHITNIEFSDIK, from the coding sequence ATGAGTAGTACAACTAGGAGTATATTTAAATATACAAATGAAAAATATAATAAGTCTATAAAAGAGTATAAAGATATTTTAAATAAAATATCTCCTTATATAGAATTATTACTTATTAATCAAAAAAAATATGATATAAGCATAAATTTTTTTGATAAAAATTGCTACTTATTAAAACAGTGGGGATCCACAGAATGTTTAAATGAATTAAGTTATACTAATTTAGTAGAGGGTGTATGTTGGGAAAATAAGTTTATGGGAATTAATGCTACTGGTGAAGTTTTCTTAAATAGGGAGTATTCTATAATTGATAATGATAAATATATAGAGATATCTGTGCCAATAAATGATAGGAAAGATAAGTTATTATCTATTTTAACTATTATTTTGATTAATGAAGAAGAAAAATTTAAATATTATGAATCATTATTACATATAAAAAGCACTTTAGAAAAACAATTAAGAAGTAAAAATAAAATAGAATATTCCGAATTCTTAAAACAGAAAGTCCAAAAAAGAGAAAAATTATTTATGGCTGTTATGGAAAATTTCAATATGGCTGTTATGATAGTTGGCTATCCTAGTTTGCGTATACAATATATTAATAACCCGTCAATTAAATTAATTGATGGAGTCACAGGAGTAGATATTGAGAAAGATGATTTATATGGAATATCACTTTATGATATAGAAAAGTCACAGAGATGTGATATAATCAATCATACTATAGATAGTATTAGAGATAAGAATTTTGAAACATTGAGCAAATCTAAACTTCAGTTTCAAAATGGAACTAAAAAAATTATGAAATTTTCAAGGATACCTATATATGATGAAGATGAAAATATAAAATCAGTAGTAATAACAGGAATGGATATAACAGAGGAATCAGAGTTTTTAAATACAAAAAATAAATTCTTTTCATTGATTTCTCATGAACTTAGATCACCTGCAAATATTATAATTTCAGCAAGTCAATTGCTGCTTACAGATAAATATAAAAAATTATTAAGTAAAAATGTTACAAGTCATATTGAAATGATGAAAATTAATTCATATAGATTACTTAGACTTATAAATAATTTTTTAGATATAGAAAAGTTTCAAGCTGGATTTTTAGAATTAGATATGAAAAACTATGATATAGTTCATTGTACAGAAGAACTTACGAATTCTATAATAGATTTAACTGATAGTAAAGGAATAGAAGTTATATTTGATACTGAATTTGAGGAGAAAATAGTAGCATTAGATATAGATAAGTATGAAAGAATAATACTAAATTTATTATCAAATGCTACTAAATTTACTCCTGAGGGAGGACAAATATTAGTAAATTTATATGAAGGTCAAGAACACTTAGTAGTTTCAGTAAAAGATACTGGTATAGGAATAAAAAAGGAAAATATACCTAAAATTTTTAATAAATTTAATAGTATAAAATATAATTTACCTAGGGTAGATAGTGGCACAGGTTTAGGACTTAATTTAGTTAAAAATCTTATGGAAAAGATGAATGGAATAATAAAAGTAGATAGTAATTTAGGAAAAGGAACAGAGTTTAAATTGTTTTTTCCAAATATAAAATTAGAAGATGAAGAACTAGGATATGTGAAACGGACTCAAAAAGAAATAGAGCACATAACAAATATAGAATTTTCTGATATTAAATAA